The Syngnathus typhle isolate RoL2023-S1 ecotype Sweden linkage group LG11, RoL_Styp_1.0, whole genome shotgun sequence genome contains a region encoding:
- the LOC133162847 gene encoding PRA1 family protein 3-like, producing MAKVELTPLRPWDDFFPGWDRFAKPDMKDMAKWNNRVVSNLLYYQTNYLAVAVSVFLIVGLLNPLGMFTAMAVVLGVFLVSVWAADNRSAIRNFKSQNPSAFVIAVMVASCMLIAILGSVMVFMTAITLPLTLILAHSSLRLRNMKNKLENRIEYAGLKKSPMGIFLESLGQQEENIQKIQTFLEARMKE from the exons ATGGCAAAAGTAGAATTGACGCCGCTTAGACCGTGGGATGATTTCTTTCCCGGTTGGGATAGATTCGCTAAACCGGATATGAAAGATATGGCTAAATGGAATAACAGAGTTGTTAGCAACTTGCTTTATTATCAGACTAATTATTTGGCAGTCGCTGTTAGTGTTTTTCTTATTGTCGG GTTGCTGAACCCTTTGGGAATGTTCACCGCCATGGCTGTGGTCTTAGGAGTCTTTCTGGTTTCAGTGTGGGCGGCAGATAACAGAAGCGCCATCCGGAACTTCAAAAGTCAGAACCCCTCAGCTTTCGTGATTGCTGTCATGGTGGCGAGCTGCATGTTAATAGCAATTCTGGGGAGCGTCATGGTGTTCATGACAGCCATCACTTTACCGCTCACAT TGATACTGGCCCATTCTTCTTTACGCCTCCGCAACATGAAGAATAAACTGGAGAATAGAATTGAGTACGCTGGCCTCAAAAAGTCACCAATGGGCATCTTCCTGGAGTCTCTGGGTCAGCAAGAGGAGAACATTCAAAAGATCCAGACCTTCCTTGAGGCCAGAATGAAGGAGTGA
- the LOC133162841 gene encoding vasopressin V2 receptor-like has translation MDWLSDNLTELPPEKLQPDENEPRDERLARVEVALLSVIFITAGALNSGLLLVLWKTRKELSRMRVFVFHLCVADLVVVFFQVCPQLIWDITDRFVGPDVLCRAVKYLQVVGMFASTYMIVAMTVDRYRAICHPMVTFRRQRARWNGIVSAAWCVSFLGGIPQLFIFSRLEVAPGVYDCWAIFVTPWGLRAYVTWTTLVIFVLPILSVIVCQVRVCHAVYSSNLRLKSQYVLEEDVSNVVISAGAGLSKARTKTVKMTLVIVLTYIICWTPFFTVQLWSVWDQEAPMENPTFTILMLLASLNSCANPCIYMLFSAKFPKRLTGLFSRGHESHRRATTQEEPIMVSSLFINLKNLTDSKPLSASPTFLAEQQSKLCNRQSLNEG, from the exons ATGGATTGGCTGAGCGACAACCTCACCGAGCTCCCTCCGGAGAAGCTGCAGCCTGACGAAAACGAGCCCCGGGACGAGCGCTTGGCTCGAGTGGAAGTCGCGCTCCTCTCCGTCATCTTCATCACAGCCGGAGCTCTCAACTCGGGACTCTTGCTGGTGTTATGGAAGACAAGGAAGGAGCTTTCCAGGATGCGCGTGTTTGTCTTCCACCTGTGCGTCGCCGACTTGGTGGTTGTCTTTTTCCAAGTTTGCCCGCAGCTCATCTGGGACATTACTGACCGCTTTGTGGGGCCAGACGTGCTGTGTCGCGCAGTGAAGTACCTGCAGGTTGTCGGTATGTTTGCCTCCACTTACATGATCGTGGCAATGACGGTGGACCGGTATCGAGCAATCTGCCATCCCATGGTCACCTTTCGGAGGCAGCGTGCACGCTGGAACGGGATCGTAAGCGCCGCCTGGTGCGTCTCCTTTCTTGGCGGCATCCCACAGCTTTTCATTTTCTCCCGCCTCGAAGTGGCTCCGGGCGTGTATGACTGCTGGGCCATATTTGTCACTCCGTGGGGCTTGAGGGCATACGTGACGTGGACCACTTTGGTCATCTTCGTCTTGCCCATTCTCTCCGTGATTGTGTGCCAAGTGCGCGTTTGTCACGCCGTGTACTCTTCCAACCTTCGCCTCAAGTCGCAGTACGTTCTGGAAGAGGACGTAAGCAATGTGGTGATATCTGCCGGGGCTGGGTTGTCCAAGGCAAGGACCAAAACTGTGAAAATGACCTTGGTCATTGTGCTCACCTACATCATCTGCTGGACGCCTTTCTTCACCGTGCAACTGTGGTCTGTGTGGGACCAAGAGGCGCCCATGGAAA ATCCAACCTTCACCATCTTGATGCTCCTAGCCAGTCTTAATAGCTGCGCCAACCCTTGCATCTACATGCTGTTCAGTGCCAAGTTTCCCAAGAGGTTGACGGGCCTGTTTTCCAGAGGCCACGAATCTCATCGGCGTGCAACAACGCAGGAAGAACCAATCATGGTCAGTTCCCTTTTCATCAATCTCAAGAACCTGACAGATTCCAAACCTTTATCCGCCTCACCCACCTTTCTAGCAGAACAACAGTCTAAACTCTGCAATAGGCAATCTTTAaatgaaggttaa
- the setmar gene encoding histone-lysine N-methyltransferase SETMAR, which translates to MNKLVNKVPTRAMNDSDVDLSNGLEDIIISFKPDSTVHTFPVFQYSPVNVQGPGCPVDPSEVTLTGCSCLSHSCTRESCCCLQTHGQAYTIHGSLLSINLSGAARAIPVFECNALCSCSDTCSNRVVQRGLRLRLQVFPTSSRGWAVRTLQRIPRGTFVCEYAGEVIGFEEARRRQLAQTFEDNNYIIAVREHAGSGSITETFVDPAIVGNIGRFLNHSCLPNLFMVPVRAHSLVPSLALFAGRDIDVEEELTFDYSGGCGNQTPGPVQQTGTAVQASRTLQRKACHCGANNCAKFLPLDLSVLN; encoded by the exons ATGAATAAACTTGTAAACAAAGTACccaccagagcaatgaatgattCTGATGTTGACTTGAGCAACGGTCTTGAGGATATTATAATTTCATTCAAACCGGATTCAACGGTGCATACTTTTCCTGTCTTCCAG TACTCTCCCGTCAACGTTCAAGGACCAGGATGCCCTGTTGACCCCAGTGAAGTCACACTTACTGGATGCTCCTGTCTTTCACACTCATGCACCCGCGAGAGCTGCTGCTGCCTACAGACCCACGGGCAAGCCTACACCATCCATGGCTCCTTGTTGAGCATCAATTTATCGGGTGCCGCTCGCGCCATCCCGGTGTTTGAGTGTAATGCCCTTTGCTCCTGCAGTGACACCTGTTCGAACAGAGTAGTGCAGCGAGGGCTGAGACTACGTTTGCAGGTGTTCCCCACTAGCAGCAGGGGCTGGGCTGTGCGGACACTTCAGAGGATCCCGCGTGGGACGTTTGTATGCGAGTATGCAGGGGAGGTCATCGGTTTTGAGGAAGCACGAAGAAGGCAACTTGCGCAGACGTTTGAGGATAATAATTACATCATTGCTGTAAGGGAGCATGCGGGCTCAGGGTCCATCACGGAGACGTTTGTGGACCCGGCCATTGTGGGAAACATTGGTCGCTTTTTAAACCACTCCTGTTTACCCAACTTGTTCATGGTGCCGGTCCGTGCACACTCTTTGGTGCCCAGTTTGGCACTGTTTGCTGGCCGGGATATTGATGTTGAAGAGGAGCTAACGTTCGACTACTCAGGAGGCTGTGGAAACCAAACACCTGGACCGGTGCAACAAACTGGCACTGCCGTTCAGGCCAGCAGGACGCTCCAGAGGAAAGCTTGTCACTGTGGTGCCAACAACTGTGCAAAGTTCCTGCCTCTGGATTTATCCGttttaaactaa
- the lrrn1 gene encoding leucine-rich repeat neuronal protein 1 — protein sequence MARWRLGCFVPGQMFAILVTLSTSLSHAQSNDCPQLCVCEIRPWFTPQSTYRYATTVDCNDLHLTRIPGNLSSDTQVLLLQSNYIGRTSEELEQLFNLTELDLSQNNFSNIWDVGLTNMSQLTTLHLEENQIAEMPDYCLRDLSNLQELYINHNQINTISAKAFSGLHNLLRLHLNSNKLKTINSRWFESTPNLEILMIGENPVGGIVDFNFKPLGNLRSLVLAGMDLTDIPGNAFVGLDNLESLSFYDNRLVRVPQKALQKLPNLKFLDLNKNPVRKIEEGDFKNMLRLKELGINNMDELISIDRHALDNLPELTKLEATNNHKFSYISSHAFRDVPALESLMLNNNALNALYQTTVDSLPNLREISVHSNPFRCDCVIQWMAANKTTVRFMKPLSMFCATPTELTGMHVQDVLQLANQCLPIISQDTFPSQLDVDIGASIELDCRALSQPGPEIYWVTPTGAEVTINSPSDKYSLGGDGTLRISNIRVGDSGRYTCVAQNSQGADTRVTAMRVNGTLLDSTQLMSMFVKQTDSHSILVSWKINSNVLTSNLKWSSATMKIDNPHITYTAKVPVDVHEYNLTHLLPATEYEVCLTVSDIHRQTQKSCVNVTTKQTAFAVEVSDQATNVALAAVMGTMFAIIGLASLSVYIAKRWKRKNYHHSLKKYMQKTSSIPLNELYPPLINLWEADGDKDKEGSSESKPSQVDTTRSYYMW from the coding sequence ATGGCTAGATGGAGGTTGGGGTGCTTTGTTCCAGGCCAGATGTTTGCCATCCTGGTTACGCTATCAACAAGTTTATCCCACGCACAAAGCAACGACTGTCCCCagctatgtgtgtgtgagatccgACCCTGGTTCACCCCACAGTCCACCTACAGATATGCCACCACCGTGGACTGCAATGACCTTCACCTCACACGCATCCCTGGGAACCTCTCGAGTGACACTCAGGTTCTCTTGCTGCAAAGCAACTACATTGGCAGGACCAGTGAAGAGCTGGAGCAGCTTTTTAACCTAACGGAGCTGGATCTGTCTCAGAACAACTTCAGTAATATCTGGGATGTCGGCCTCACAAATATGTCGCAGCTCACGACGCTTCATTTAGAAGAGAACCAGATTGCAGAAATGCCTGATTACTGTCTGCGGGACCTCAGCAATCTGCAGGAGCTCTACATCAACCACAATCAGATCAATACCATTTCGGCCAAAGCTTTCTCTGGACTCCATAATTTGCTACGCCTTCACCTTAACTCCAATAAACTGAAGACCATCAACAGTCGGTGGTTTGAATCCACGCCCAATCTCGAGATCCTTATGATTGGGGAAAATCCTGTTGGTGGGATTGTGGATTTTAACTTCAAGCCTCTGGGAAATCTGAGAAGCCTGGTCCTAGCGGGTATGGATTTGACAGATATCCCCGGGAATGCCTTTGTGGGCCTCGACAACCTTGAAAGTCTCTCTTTTTACGACAATAGGTTAGTCCGAGTTCCTCAAAAAGCCCTTCAAAAGCTACCCAACCTCAAATTCTTGGACCTGAACAAAAACCCAGTGCGCAAGATCGAGGAGGGTGATTTCAAGAACATGCTGAGGCTAAAGGAGCTGGGTATAAACAACATGGATGAGTTGATTTCGATAGACCGCCACGCTCTGGATAATCTTCCTGAGCTCACTAAGCTGGAGGCAACAAACAACCACAAGTTCTCTTACATCAGCAGTCACGCCTTCCGCGATGTCCCGGCCTTGGAGAGTTTAATGCTGAACAACAACGCGTTGAACGCCCTCTACCAGACCACAGTGGATTCTCTTCCCAACCTGCGTGAAATCAGCGTCCACAGCAACCCCTTTCGTTGCGACTGCGTTATCCAATGGATGGCCGCCAACAAGACGACTGTCCGTTTCATGAAACCTTTATCCATGTTTTGTGCCACGCCGACAGAACTCACAGGTATGCACGTGCAAGACGTTCTACAGCTGGCGAACCAGTGCTTGCCGATCATCAGCCAGGACACATTCCCCAGTCAACTCGACGTAGACATCGGCGCTAGTATAGAACTGGACTGCAGAGCCCTGTCCCAACCCGGGCCGGAGATCTACTGGGTGACACCGACGGGAGCCGAGGTCACGATAAACAGCCCGTCTGATAAGTACAGCCTCGGCGGCGATGGTACATTGAGAATTTCCAATATTCGGGTGGGAGATTCCGGGAGGTACACCTGCGTGGCTCAGAATTCACAAGGAGCCGATACGCGGGTGACGGCCATGCGGGTGAACGGCACTCTGCTGGACAGCACGCAGCTCATGAGCATGTTTGTCAAACAGACGGATTCCCACTCAATCCTGGTCTCTTGGAAGATCAACTCCAACGTCTTGACCTCGAACCTCAAGTGGTCGTCCGCCACCATGAAAATCGACAACCCGCACATCACGTACACTGCCAAGGTTCCCGTGGATGTCCACGAGTACAACCTCACTCATCTACTCCCAGCCACCGAGTACGAGGTCTGCCTCACCGTCTCCGACATCCACCGCCAGACGCAGAAGTCGTGCGTGAACGTGACGACCAAACAAACGGCCTTCGCCGTGGAAGTTTCCGACCAGGCCACCAACGTAGCTCTGGCGGCGGTCATGGGCACGATGTTTGCCATCATCGGCTTGGCCTCCTTGAGCGTATATATTGCCAAGCGCTGGAAAAGGAAAAACTATCACCATTCCCTGAAAAAGTACATGCAGAAAACCTCGTCCATACCGCTGAATGAGCTGTACCCGCCTCTTATCAACCTATGGGAGGCGGACGGAGACAAAGACAAAGAAGGTTCCTCGGAGAGCAAACCGAGCCAGGTGGACACGACACGTAGCTACTACATGTGGTGA
- the trnt1 gene encoding CCA tRNA nucleotidyltransferase 1, mitochondrial, whose amino-acid sequence MWSRILRFSVPGRTCFSWRSLFTMQLKSSEFQVLFTDGLNQLAETFKKNQYELRIAGGAVRDLLSGKQPEDVDFATTATPDEMKRMFQDAGIRMINNKGEKHGTITARLHNENFEVTTLRVDVQTDGRHAEVEFTTDWQKDAERRDLTINSMFLGLDGKLYDYFKGYDDLQSRTVRFVGSAEKRIQEDYLRILRYFRFYGKVALTPDEHEPETLEAIRANGSGLAAISGERIWVELKKIVIGQHGAQLLEMMYSLGLAHYIGLPPDGSVEEMKRVCQNTKGHAPKPMTILAALCRRSEEVEKMDLRLKVSKEEKTLALFLVKYRQDLRKNDDEQDGLKTFTDFIIDTRELDTQSKVSELLKYQGEHKLLAELNAWTVPRFPISGHDLRKVGVITGKEIGATLQKLRDIWKKSHYRMDKDELLSYVKS is encoded by the exons ATGTGGAGCAGAATATTGAGATTTAGTGTGCCTGGTCGGACGTGCTTCTCGTGGAGGAGTCTTTTCACAATGCAACTAAAGAGCAGCGAGTTCCAGGTTTTGTTCACCGATGGTCTGAACCAACTGGCAG AAACATTTAAGAAGAACCAATATGAGTTGAGAATAGCTGGAGGTGCTGTGCGGGACCTGTTGTCAGGAAAGCAGCCTGAAGATGTCGATTTTGCCACCACGGCGACACCTGACGAGATGAAACGTATGTTCCAAGACGCCGGGATCAGGATGATTAACAACAAAGGAGAGAAGCATGGGACCATTACAGCAAGG CTTCACAATGAGAATTTTGAGGTGACAACATTGCGGGTGGATGTTCAGACTGATGGCCGTCATGCCGAAGTGGAGTTCACCACCGACTGGCAGAAAGATGCAGAGAGAAGAGACCTTACAATCAACTCCATGTTTTTAG GTCTGGATGGCAAGTTGTATGACTATTTCAAAGGATATGATGACCTCCAGAGCCGAACGGTCCGATTTGTTGGCAGCGCGGAAAAAAGAATCCAAGAGGACTACTTAAGAATACTGCGTTATTTCAG ATTTTACGGCAAGGTGGCCCTGACGCCCGATGAACACGAGCCTGAGACGCTGGAGGCCATACGAGCCAACGGAAGCGGGCTTGCGGCTATTTCGGGGGAGCGCATTTGGGTGGAGCTGAAGAAGATTGTGATTGGCCAGCATGGCGCTCAACTGCTGGAGATGATGTACAGCTTGGGGCTAGCACATTACATCG GTTTACCTCCCGATGGCAGCGTTGAGGAGATGAAGCGGGTGTGCCAGAACACCAAAGGTCACGCTCCAAAACCGATGACCATCCTCGCGGCTCTCTGCCGCCGCTCCGAGGAGGTTGAGAAGATGGACCTTCGACTGAAGGTGTCCAAGGAAGAGAAGACGCTGGCTCTGTTTCTGGTTAAATACAGACAGGATCTTCGCAAGAATGATGACGAGCAAGATGGCCTCAAAACCTTTACCGACTTCATCATAGAT ACTCGCGAACTGGATACTCAAAGCAAAGTGAGCGAGCTGCTCAAGTATCAAGGTGAGCACAAGCTGCTAGCGGAGCTCAACGCGTGGACCGTCCCCCGCTTCCCCATCAGCGGGCACGATCTCCGCAAAGTGGGCGTCATTACGGGTAAGGAGATAGGGGCAACTTTACAGAAGTTGCGAGACATCTGGAAGAAAAGTCATTATCGGATGGACAAAGACGAACTTCTCAGTTACGTGAAGTCCTGA